One part of the Syngnathus acus chromosome 17, fSynAcu1.2, whole genome shotgun sequence genome encodes these proteins:
- the ndufv2 gene encoding NADH dehydrogenase [ubiquinone] flavoprotein 2, mitochondrial encodes MFLSSLARSAVSQTARCLHRSAARAGAGGIFVHRDTPDNNADTPFEFTEENKKRIEAIISMYPIGHKQAATIPVLDLAQRQHGWLPVSVMNKVAEVLEVAPMRVYEVATFYTMFLRQPVGKYFIQICTTTPCMLCNSDSILEAIKNKLGIKVGETTADKMFTLIEVECLGACVNAPMVQINDNYYEDLTPKDIEDIIDELRAGGVPPPGPRSGRFSCEPAGGLTSLTEPPKGPGFGVRPDL; translated from the exons ATGTTTTTGTCCTCCTTGGCTCGATCTGCGGTCTCTCAGACT GCGAGGTGTCTTCATCGATCTGCTGCTCGCGCAGGAGCTGGGGGCATCTTTGTG CACAGAGACACGCCGGACAACAATGCCGACACGCCGTTCGAGTTCACCGAGGAGAATAAAAAG AGAATTGAAGCTATCATTTCCATGTACCCCATTGGCCACAAGCAAGCAGCCACCATCCCCGTGTTGGATTTGGCCCAGAGGCAACACGGATGGCTCCCCGTCAGCGTCATGAACAAA GTGGCCGAAGTCCTGGAAGTCGCTCCCATGAGGGTGTACGAGGTGGCCACCTTTTACACCATGTTCCTGCGCCAGCCCGTGGGCAAGTACTTCATCCAGATCTGCACCACCACGCCGTGCATGCTGTGCAACTCGGACAGCATCCTGGAGGCCATCAAGAACAAGCTAG GTATCAAGGTGGGCGAGACGACGGCGGACAAGATGTTCACGCTCATCGAAGTGGAATGCCTCGGCGCTTGTGTCAACGCGCCCATGGTGCAGATCAATGACAACTACTAC GAGGACCTCACCCCAAAGGACATAGAGGACATAATTGATGAGCTCAGAGCAGGCGGAGTCCCGCCACCAGGGCCCAG AAGTGGCCGTTTCTCCTGCGAGCCTGCCGGCGGACTGACCTCATTGACAGAACCTCCTAAAGGGCCCGGCTTTGGTGTGAGGCCGGACCTGTAG